One genomic segment of Thermoanaerobaculia bacterium includes these proteins:
- the ileS gene encoding isoleucine--tRNA ligase has product MSDAPDYKSTVNLPSTTFPMKAELARREPERLAAWKAMDLEGKVRAASAGREKWIFHDGPPYANGHTHLGTALNKIIKDAIVRSRTMEGFDAPFVPGWDCHGLPIERQVDKELGGKRREMSDLEIRRACRAYAEKFVAIQMEEFQRLGVLAEWSRPYLTMAFPYEAEIARCFGDFYGKGLVYKALKSIRWCFTDRTALAEAELEYSEKSDPAIYVGFQFVDRAEVLERFGLDEVQGSLGQYAHFTGPFALIWTTTPWTIPSNLAIAVHPEEQYTIFPAEGRLWIVAERLRPVVQRLKEWDRATGVAAFATIPGRALVGLRYEHPLPPDARGRVEDPSKVHRVVAADYVTMDAGTGLVHTAPGHGEDDFRTGQREGLPVLSPVDDAGRFTDEVPRYRGTKVLDANPRIVDDLREAGALVHADPNYRHEYPHCWRCRNPVIFRATEQWFVDLEKPGENIRERAAEAIRRVRWIPAWGAERIGGMVENRHEWCVSRQRRWGSPITVVYCDSCRAVFPDPKDPDACGAFFAKVVAAFREAGGDAWFDPDRPAAAFLPDGFRCSCGATEFVKERDVLDVWFDSGVSHEAVLKSGVWPELRWPADVYVEGHDQHRGWFQSSLLTSVALEGGRAPFRTVITHGFVVDGAGRKMSKSLGNVITSHEIVAREGADVLRLWVLGLDYREDQPLSPEIIARTSDAYRKIRNTGRYLLSNLFDFDPERDALADSALLPFDRWAVARASELERRVRAAFEAFEFHVGVRAIHDFCVVSLSSLYLDVLKDRLYASAAAAPERRSAQTALYRIGRRLAMLTATILPFTADEIYEALPGKREQSVHLERFGRMDAEPLPEPVERAWERLLSLREEVTKVLEDRRKQRVIGSSLEAALTFSADPALAEDRRETGWEGLPFADFFIVSDLDESAGPLEIASAAYPGLTFAFRRAPGRKCARCWKVRPEVPEGGVCERCRGVLSEDGRVSAGAAP; this is encoded by the coding sequence ATGAGCGACGCGCCTGACTACAAGTCCACGGTGAATCTTCCGTCGACGACCTTTCCGATGAAGGCGGAGCTCGCGCGGCGCGAGCCGGAGCGCCTCGCCGCGTGGAAGGCGATGGATCTCGAGGGTAAGGTCCGGGCGGCGTCCGCCGGACGCGAGAAGTGGATCTTCCACGACGGCCCCCCTTACGCCAACGGGCACACTCACCTGGGAACCGCGCTCAACAAGATTATCAAGGACGCGATCGTCCGGTCGCGGACGATGGAGGGATTCGACGCGCCCTTCGTCCCGGGATGGGACTGCCACGGACTCCCGATCGAGCGCCAGGTCGACAAGGAGCTCGGGGGCAAGCGCCGCGAAATGTCCGACCTCGAGATCCGCCGCGCCTGCCGCGCCTACGCGGAGAAGTTCGTCGCGATCCAGATGGAGGAGTTCCAGCGGCTCGGCGTCCTCGCCGAATGGAGCCGGCCGTATCTCACGATGGCATTCCCGTACGAGGCCGAGATCGCGCGGTGTTTCGGCGACTTCTACGGGAAGGGGCTCGTCTACAAGGCGCTCAAGTCCATCCGGTGGTGCTTCACCGACCGCACGGCCCTGGCCGAGGCGGAGCTCGAGTACTCCGAGAAGAGCGATCCGGCGATATACGTCGGCTTCCAGTTCGTGGATCGCGCGGAGGTCCTCGAGCGTTTCGGCCTCGACGAAGTACAGGGATCGCTAGGCCAGTATGCTCACTTCACCGGACCGTTCGCGCTGATCTGGACGACGACGCCCTGGACGATCCCTTCGAACCTCGCGATCGCCGTCCACCCCGAGGAACAATACACAATCTTTCCGGCCGAAGGACGGCTCTGGATCGTGGCCGAGAGGCTGCGCCCGGTGGTCCAGAGGCTCAAGGAATGGGACCGTGCGACGGGGGTCGCTGCATTCGCGACCATCCCCGGCCGCGCGCTCGTCGGGCTCCGGTACGAGCATCCCCTCCCTCCCGACGCGCGCGGCCGCGTCGAGGACCCGTCCAAGGTCCATCGCGTCGTCGCGGCCGACTACGTCACGATGGACGCGGGCACCGGGCTCGTCCACACGGCGCCGGGGCACGGCGAGGACGATTTCCGGACCGGGCAGCGGGAGGGTCTCCCGGTGCTCTCGCCGGTCGACGACGCGGGCCGCTTCACGGACGAGGTGCCGCGGTACCGGGGGACGAAGGTGCTCGACGCGAACCCGCGGATCGTCGACGACCTCCGGGAAGCCGGCGCCCTCGTCCACGCCGACCCGAATTACCGCCACGAGTACCCGCACTGCTGGCGGTGCCGCAATCCGGTGATCTTCCGCGCGACCGAGCAGTGGTTCGTCGATCTCGAGAAACCGGGCGAGAACATCCGGGAACGCGCCGCGGAGGCGATCCGCCGGGTCCGGTGGATCCCGGCGTGGGGAGCGGAGCGAATCGGCGGAATGGTCGAGAACCGCCACGAGTGGTGCGTGTCGCGCCAGCGCCGCTGGGGATCGCCGATCACCGTCGTCTACTGCGATTCCTGCCGGGCGGTCTTCCCCGACCCGAAGGACCCGGACGCATGCGGCGCCTTCTTCGCGAAAGTCGTCGCGGCGTTCCGCGAGGCGGGCGGCGACGCGTGGTTCGACCCGGACCGCCCGGCGGCCGCCTTCCTCCCCGATGGATTCCGCTGCTCCTGCGGCGCAACGGAGTTCGTCAAGGAGCGCGATGTCCTCGACGTCTGGTTCGACTCCGGCGTCTCGCACGAGGCGGTCCTGAAATCCGGCGTCTGGCCGGAGCTTCGCTGGCCGGCCGACGTCTACGTCGAGGGCCACGACCAGCACCGCGGATGGTTCCAGTCGTCGCTCCTCACGTCCGTCGCGCTGGAAGGCGGGCGCGCCCCCTTCCGCACCGTGATCACCCACGGGTTCGTGGTCGACGGGGCGGGCCGCAAGATGTCGAAGTCGCTCGGCAACGTCATCACTTCTCATGAGATCGTGGCGCGGGAGGGGGCCGACGTGCTGCGGCTGTGGGTTCTCGGTCTCGACTACCGGGAGGACCAGCCGCTCTCCCCCGAGATCATCGCGCGGACCTCCGACGCGTACCGGAAGATCCGCAACACCGGGCGCTACCTGCTCTCGAACCTCTTCGATTTCGACCCGGAGCGCGACGCCCTCGCGGATTCCGCGCTCTTGCCGTTCGACCGCTGGGCGGTCGCCCGGGCGTCGGAGCTCGAGCGCCGGGTGCGCGCGGCGTTCGAGGCATTCGAGTTCCACGTCGGCGTCCGCGCGATTCACGACTTCTGCGTCGTGTCGCTGTCCTCGCTCTACCTCGACGTCCTCAAGGATCGCCTTTACGCGTCGGCCGCCGCGGCGCCCGAGCGCCGGTCGGCCCAGACCGCCCTGTACCGGATCGGGCGTCGCCTCGCCATGCTGACCGCGACGATCCTCCCATTCACCGCCGACGAGATCTACGAGGCGCTCCCGGGAAAGCGGGAACAATCGGTCCATCTCGAGCGTTTTGGCCGCATGGATGCCGAACCCCTGCCCGAACCGGTCGAACGCGCCTGGGAGCGTCTCTTGAGCCTGCGCGAAGAGGTCACGAAAGTCCTCGAGGATCGCCGGAAGCAGCGGGTGATCGGCTCCTCGCTCGAGGCCGCGCTGACGTTCTCCGCCGACCCGGCCCTCGCCGAGGACCGTCGAGAGACGGGGTGGGAAGGCCTTCCGTTCGCCGATTTCTTCATCGTCTCCGATCTCGACGAGAGCGCCGGCCCGCTCGAGATCGCGTCGGCCGCCTATCCCGG